A stretch of Gossypium hirsutum isolate 1008001.06 chromosome A06, Gossypium_hirsutum_v2.1, whole genome shotgun sequence DNA encodes these proteins:
- the LOC107938101 gene encoding calcium-dependent protein kinase 29 — protein sequence MGLCQSLGFCLRRSHSHEIPISSSSESSPRPSHLFPKTTPQHFNPSSSKATSSSGIGTILLKPYVDVTTIYDLDKELGRGQFGITYLCTEKATGRKYACKSISRRKLRTDRDIEDVRRETSIMQHLTGQPNIVEFKGAYEDRQNVHLVMELCSGGELFDRIIAKGSYSERQAASICRQVVNVVNACHFMGVMHRDLKPENFLLVSKDEISPIKATDFGLSVFIEEGRMYKDLVGSAYYVAPEVLNRKYGKEIDVWSAGVILYILLSGVPPFWGETEKEIFKAVLEGNLDLKSLPWPSITEGAKDLIRKMLTRDPTKRITAAQALEHPWLKEGGDASDKPIDSAVLSRLKQFRVMNKLKKLALKVIAESLSTEEEIKGLQQMFKNIDTDGSGTITLGELRDGLARLGSKLTETEIKQLMDAADVDNSGTIDYIEFITATMHRHRLEREENIVKAFQFFDKDNSGFITRDELRQAMTQYGMGDEATIDEVIEDVDTDKDGRINYEEFVAMMKRGTHDGDGNWQRHMNS from the exons ATGGGACTCTGCCAATCTCTGGGATTTTGCTTGAGAAGATCTCACTCTCATGAAATCCCAATCTCTTCCTCATCTGAGTCTTCTCCTCGTCCATCTCATCTATTCCCCAAAACCACCCCGCAACACTTTAACCCTTCTTCTTCTAAAGCTACTTCATCATCCGGTATTGGAACCATTTTGCTCAAACCATACGTTGATGTCACCACCATTTATGATCTTGACAAAGAGTTGGGGAGAGGTCAGTTTGGCATCACTTATCTTTGCACCGAAAAGGCAACGGGGCGAAAATACGCCTGCAAATCTATTTCAAGGCGTAAACTGCGCACTGACAGAGACATAGAGGATGTTAGAAGAGAGACTTCGATAATGCAGCACCTAACAGGGCAACCCAATATTGTGGAATTCAAAGGTGCTTATGAAGATAGGCAGAATGTGCATTTGGTGATGGAACTGTGCTCAGGTGGCGAGCTTTTTGATCGGATCATAGCTAAAGGGAGTTATTCAGAACGTCAAGCGGCTTCTATTTGTCGACAGGTTGTGAATGTGGTGAATGCCTGTCATTTTATGGGGGTTATGCATAGGGACTTGAAACCTGAAAACTTTTTGCTGGTCAGCAAGGATGAGATTTCTCCAATAAAAGCCACAGATTTTGGACTCTCCGTCTTCATTGAGGAAG GCAGAATGTATAAGGACCTTGTTGGAAGTGCATACTATGTTGCACCAGAGGTGTTAAACCGGAAATATGGCAAGGAGATAGATGTGTGGAGTGCTGGTGTCATTTTATACATTCTTCTTAGTGGAGTGCCTCCATTTTGGGGTG AGACTGAGAAAGAAATATTTAAAGCGGTTTTAGAAGGTAATCTTGACTTGAAAAGCTTGCCATGGCCATCTATAACTGAAGGTGCAAAGGACCTCATCAGAAAGATGCTAACAAGGGATCCTACGAAACGGATCACTGCTGCCCAAGCTCTAG AACATCCATGGCTGAAGGAGGGTGGTGATGCTTCCGACAAACCTATTGATAGTGCTGTCCTTAGCAGGTTGAAGCAGTTCAGAGTAATGAACAAGCTCAAAAAACTAGCATTGAAG GTGATAGCAGAAAGCCTATCAACGGAAGAAGAGATCAAGGGCTTGCAACAGATGTTCAAAAACATCGACACTGACGGAAGTGGTACAATAACACTAGGAGAACTCAGGGATGGATTAGCTCGCTTGGGATCTAAGTTAACTGAAACTGAAATAAAGCAGCTTATGGATGCT GCTGATGTTGACAATAGTGGAACCATTGATTACATTGAATTCATAACTGCAACAATGCATCGACATAGGCTTGAGAGGGAAGAAAATATAGTCAAGGCTTTTCAGTTCTTTGACAAGGATAACAGTGG GTTTATTACAAGAGATGAACTAAGACAAGCTATGACGCAGTACGGAATGGGAGATGAGGCTACAATAGATGAAGTCATTGAGGATGTTGATACTGATAAG